A single region of the Changchengzhania lutea genome encodes:
- a CDS encoding DUF4920 domain-containing protein gives MKNVLVVLTCFLLLNACKDKTKDETPTEIEVAKVEYQAYGNEIIPDDAIEAASMATHYKTMAVGDSINSKIRAKVKEVCQAKGCWMTLDLEEGDEVMVKFKDYGFFVPKDIAGKDIIINGKAYVKEVSVDEQRHYAEDAGKGSEEIAAITLPKKTYSFEADGVLIKQ, from the coding sequence ATGAAAAATGTTTTAGTAGTTTTAACCTGTTTTCTATTATTAAATGCTTGTAAGGACAAAACGAAAGACGAGACACCAACGGAAATTGAAGTTGCCAAAGTAGAATATCAAGCTTATGGAAATGAGATTATTCCAGATGATGCTATTGAAGCCGCATCCATGGCTACACATTATAAAACCATGGCTGTAGGAGACAGCATCAATTCTAAAATACGGGCTAAAGTTAAAGAGGTTTGTCAAGCAAAAGGCTGTTGGATGACTTTAGATTTAGAAGAAGGTGATGAGGTGATGGTTAAGTTTAAGGATTACGGTTTTTTTGTTCCTAAGGATATCGCTGGAAAAGACATTATAATTAACGGAAAAGCATATGTTAAAGAAGTTTCGGTTGATGAACAGCGTCATTATGCCGAAGATGCCGGTAAGGGTTCTGAAGAAATAGCAGCTATAACCTTGCCCAAAAAAACCTATTCATTTGAAGCTGATGGGGTTTTAATAAAACAATAA
- a CDS encoding branched-chain amino acid aminotransferase encodes MNSIINDIEVIKSETTKINTVDFSNLKFGKTFSDHMLECDYKDGKWQAPKVVPYAGITLQPSAKIFHYGQSVFEGMKAYKDVDGQVWLFRPLENFKRLNISSKRLAIPELPESYFMEGLKALLEVDKDWIPKSEGSSLYIRPYIFATGEGFHASPADAYKFLICTAPSGSYFSGKVKVLIEEKYSRSANGGVGFAKAGGNYAGQFYPTQLAIDKGYQQVIWTDDNTHEYIEEAGAMNIFIRINDTLITAPTSDRILDGITRKSIIDLAKSENIPVEVRKISVHEVVEAAKNGTLKEMFGAGTAAVISPISGFGYKDEDFDLPELEDTYADHLKKRITDIQTNKTEDPFGWRYKI; translated from the coding sequence ATGAATTCTATAATCAATGATATAGAAGTTATTAAATCGGAAACCACTAAAATTAACACGGTTGATTTTAGTAATTTAAAGTTCGGAAAAACGTTTTCTGATCACATGTTAGAGTGTGATTATAAAGATGGTAAATGGCAAGCACCAAAAGTGGTTCCATATGCAGGGATTACTCTACAACCATCTGCCAAGATTTTCCATTACGGACAGTCTGTTTTTGAAGGAATGAAAGCTTATAAGGATGTTGATGGACAGGTGTGGTTATTTAGACCCTTAGAAAATTTTAAGCGATTAAATATTTCATCAAAACGCCTGGCGATTCCAGAATTGCCAGAGTCTTATTTTATGGAAGGTTTAAAAGCACTTTTAGAAGTGGATAAAGATTGGATTCCCAAAAGTGAAGGCAGTTCGCTTTATATTAGACCTTATATATTTGCTACAGGTGAAGGTTTTCACGCCTCCCCTGCCGATGCCTATAAATTTTTAATTTGTACAGCACCCTCTGGATCCTATTTTTCTGGAAAAGTGAAGGTTTTAATTGAAGAAAAATATTCGCGTTCGGCCAATGGTGGTGTTGGTTTTGCAAAAGCTGGAGGAAATTATGCAGGACAATTTTACCCAACACAATTAGCCATTGACAAAGGCTATCAGCAAGTTATTTGGACAGACGATAATACGCACGAGTATATAGAAGAAGCCGGTGCGATGAACATTTTTATTAGAATTAACGATACCTTAATTACTGCACCAACCAGTGACAGGATTTTAGATGGTATCACGCGTAAAAGTATTATTGATCTTGCAAAATCTGAAAACATCCCTGTTGAAGTTAGAAAAATATCAGTTCACGAGGTGGTTGAAGCTGCTAAAAATGGTACCTTAAAAGAAATGTTTGGTGCTGGAACAGCCGCTGTGATCTCTCCTATTTCTGGTTTCGGATATAAAGATGAAGATTTTGATTTACCAGAATTAGAAGATACGTATGCTGATCATTTGAAAAAACGCATTACGGATATTCAAACCAATAAAACGGAAGATCCCTTTGGATGGCGTTATAAAATTTAA
- a CDS encoding dipeptidyl-peptidase 3 family protein encodes MKLRFIFGLAVIALGFTSCNNKMSEAKPELATVEQSEAFDYNVEQFSDIKILRYQIPGWENLTLKEQKLVYYLTQAGLAGRDIMWDQNYRHNLTIRKALENIYSNYQGDKNSEDWKAFEVYLKRVWFSNGIHHHYSNDKLKPEFSSDYLKELLTATNTSLEGEAFDVIFNAKDSKKVNQGKGVDNVALSAVNFYGSNVTNKDVERFYKGKQSPNPDKPLSFGLNSQLIKENGTLKERVYRSGGLYGAAIDEIIKWLALAEGVAENESQAKALGLLIDYYKTGDLQTWDDYNVAWTAATDGNIDYINSFIEVYNDPLGYRGSYETIVQVKDFDMSKKMAVLSENAQWFEDSSPLMDAHKKKNVVGVTYKVVNVAGEAGDASPSTPIGVNLPNANWIRAAVGSKSVSLGNIIHAYNNAGSTGRLKEFVHDDEELKLEEEHGQLADKLHTALHEVIGHASGQLNPDVGETKETLRNYASTLEEGRADLVGLYYLYNPKLQELGLVEDWKKVGQAAYDGYIRNGLMTQLIRLNLGDDVEEAHMRNRQWVSAWAFEKGKADNVIEKVTRDGKTYFNITDYEKLHALFGDLLRETQRIKSEGDYAAVEALVEGYGVKVDQAVHAEVLERNKQFTSAPYSGFVNPVLVAETDDEGEITAVKVTQPETFVGQMLDYSKHYNFLPEVN; translated from the coding sequence ATGAAACTAAGATTTATTTTTGGATTGGCAGTAATAGCCTTGGGTTTTACATCCTGTAACAATAAAATGTCTGAAGCGAAACCAGAATTAGCAACGGTTGAGCAATCCGAGGCATTTGATTATAATGTCGAGCAATTTTCCGATATTAAAATATTAAGATATCAAATCCCTGGTTGGGAAAATTTAACTTTAAAAGAACAAAAACTGGTTTATTATTTAACGCAGGCCGGATTGGCAGGACGTGATATTATGTGGGACCAGAACTACAGGCATAATCTTACCATAAGAAAAGCGCTTGAGAATATCTATTCCAATTACCAAGGCGATAAAAATTCAGAAGACTGGAAGGCTTTTGAAGTCTATTTAAAACGGGTTTGGTTTAGTAACGGTATTCATCATCATTATTCAAATGATAAATTAAAGCCTGAATTTTCGTCAGATTATCTTAAAGAATTATTAACAGCTACGAATACCTCTTTAGAAGGTGAAGCCTTCGACGTTATTTTCAACGCTAAAGACTCTAAAAAAGTGAACCAAGGAAAAGGTGTTGATAATGTAGCACTTTCGGCAGTAAACTTTTACGGATCTAATGTTACAAATAAGGATGTGGAACGTTTTTACAAAGGAAAGCAATCTCCCAATCCAGATAAGCCGCTATCATTTGGTTTGAATTCGCAGTTAATCAAAGAAAACGGCACATTAAAAGAACGTGTCTATAGATCTGGAGGACTTTATGGTGCTGCTATAGATGAAATTATAAAATGGTTAGCATTAGCAGAAGGTGTTGCTGAAAATGAATCGCAAGCGAAGGCTTTGGGTTTATTAATCGATTATTACAAAACGGGTGATTTGCAAACTTGGGATGATTACAACGTGGCATGGACAGCAGCCACAGATGGCAATATAGATTACATAAACAGCTTTATAGAAGTGTATAACGATCCATTAGGGTATAGAGGGTCTTACGAAACTATCGTACAGGTGAAGGATTTTGATATGTCTAAAAAAATGGCTGTTTTATCTGAAAATGCCCAATGGTTTGAAGATAGTTCGCCTTTGATGGACGCACATAAAAAGAAGAACGTTGTTGGGGTAACGTACAAGGTAGTAAACGTTGCTGGAGAAGCTGGGGACGCTTCACCAAGTACGCCAATTGGAGTTAATTTGCCAAATGCCAATTGGATTCGCGCTGCGGTGGGAAGCAAATCCGTGTCGTTAGGGAATATTATCCATGCTTATAATAATGCAGGAAGTACAGGCAGATTAAAAGAGTTTGTACATGATGACGAGGAATTGAAGTTGGAAGAAGAACATGGTCAACTAGCTGATAAGTTACACACCGCTTTACATGAAGTTATAGGTCATGCCTCCGGACAACTAAATCCAGATGTCGGTGAGACCAAGGAAACGTTGAGAAATTACGCATCTACATTAGAAGAGGGACGTGCCGATTTGGTAGGGCTTTACTATTTATACAATCCGAAATTGCAAGAGCTAGGTCTGGTGGAGGATTGGAAAAAGGTAGGGCAGGCAGCGTATGATGGCTACATCCGTAATGGTTTGATGACTCAGTTAATTCGTTTGAATCTAGGAGATGATGTTGAGGAAGCGCATATGCGCAATCGCCAATGGGTTTCTGCTTGGGCATTTGAAAAAGGAAAGGCCGATAATGTTATTGAAAAAGTAACCCGTGATGGCAAAACCTATTTCAATATTACCGATTATGAAAAGTTACACGCCCTTTTTGGGGACTTATTACGTGAAACGCAACGTATTAAATCTGAAGGTGATTATGCTGCTGTTGAAGCTTTGGTTGAGGGGTATGGTGTAAAAGTAGATCAGGCAGTTCATGCTGAGGTTTTAGAACGTAATAAGCAATTTACATCTGCGCCTTATAGTGGTTTTGTAAATCCTGTATTGGTAGCTGAGACAGATGATGAGGGAGAAATTACTGCAGTAAAAGTGACTCAGCCGGAGACATTTGTAGGACAGATGTTAGATTATAGTAAACACTATAACTTCTTACCCGAAGTAAATTAA
- a CDS encoding YfcC family protein, producing the protein MKKLKFPTAQTILILIAILVTLLTWFVPAGKYDSLAYNATSDTFIKTSLGKTVELPAIQETLEHLSIKIPIEKFTNGDIYKPISIPNTYNKLESKPQGLADLAQSPIKGIIAAADIIFLILIIGGLIGIMNLTGAFDAGISWMAKVLKGREYFLIIVVTILIAAGGTTFGLAEETMAFYPILIPVFLAAKYDAMVGLACIFLGSGIGTMCSTVNPFSTIIASDAAGINWTTGLTNRVIMFVLCLVITILYILYYAKRVKADPAKSLISDQKEELEILFGLNTMNTTTKFTPRLRLIITVFSLCFVIMIVGVSFLDWWFVEMTTTFLVGAIIIGVIARIKESIFVETFAKGAAELLGVAFIVGIARGVTILMEDGLISDTILYHASTVTQGMNKGVFANVMLFIYGGLSFFMPSSSGMAVLTMPIMSPLADTVNIGREVIVDTYQYGMGLFYLINPTALILAALAIVKIGFDKWLKFIIPLLFILLITTMAFLTWSVYY; encoded by the coding sequence ATGAAAAAACTAAAGTTCCCGACTGCCCAAACCATTCTGATTCTAATTGCCATATTGGTCACGCTGTTAACATGGTTCGTCCCTGCAGGAAAGTATGATAGTCTTGCCTATAATGCCACAAGTGATACATTTATCAAAACAAGCTTGGGAAAAACTGTTGAGTTACCAGCCATTCAGGAAACCTTAGAGCATCTCAGCATAAAAATTCCAATAGAGAAATTCACGAATGGGGATATTTATAAGCCCATTAGCATTCCCAATACGTATAACAAACTGGAATCAAAACCACAAGGATTAGCAGATTTAGCACAATCGCCAATAAAAGGAATCATTGCGGCGGCTGATATTATTTTTTTAATTCTGATTATCGGAGGCCTAATAGGTATCATGAATCTCACAGGTGCTTTTGATGCTGGAATTTCGTGGATGGCAAAAGTACTTAAAGGCAGAGAATATTTCCTAATCATAGTCGTAACGATACTTATTGCCGCTGGCGGAACCACATTTGGTCTCGCTGAAGAAACCATGGCCTTCTATCCTATTTTAATCCCCGTTTTTCTTGCTGCTAAATATGATGCTATGGTAGGACTTGCCTGTATTTTTCTAGGTTCAGGGATCGGAACCATGTGCTCTACTGTAAATCCATTTTCTACAATTATTGCTTCAGATGCCGCTGGAATAAACTGGACAACTGGTCTCACTAATCGTGTAATTATGTTTGTTTTGTGCCTTGTTATTACCATTCTATATATTCTGTATTATGCAAAACGCGTCAAAGCAGATCCTGCAAAGTCACTTATTTCTGATCAAAAAGAAGAATTAGAAATCTTATTTGGATTAAATACCATGAATACAACAACAAAATTCACGCCTAGATTGAGACTGATTATTACTGTATTCTCTTTATGTTTCGTTATTATGATTGTGGGTGTATCATTTTTGGATTGGTGGTTTGTAGAAATGACTACAACGTTTCTTGTTGGTGCCATTATTATTGGGGTTATCGCTAGAATAAAAGAAAGCATTTTTGTAGAAACTTTTGCCAAAGGTGCTGCCGAATTATTGGGTGTCGCATTTATAGTTGGTATTGCAAGAGGGGTAACTATTCTTATGGAAGATGGGCTTATTAGCGATACCATTCTATATCATGCCAGCACGGTAACCCAAGGTATGAACAAAGGCGTATTTGCAAATGTTATGCTCTTTATTTATGGAGGCTTGTCTTTTTTCATGCCATCATCATCTGGAATGGCCGTCTTGACCATGCCAATTATGTCACCCTTGGCAGATACTGTAAATATAGGCAGGGAAGTTATTGTTGACACGTATCAATATGGAATGGGTCTGTTCTACTTAATTAATCCTACAGCCTTAATTTTAGCAGCATTGGCTATTGTTAAAATTGGCTTTGATAAATGGTTAAAGTTTATAATACCTCTACTATTCATATTATTAATTACAACCATGGCCTTTTTAACATGGTCTGTTTATTATTAA
- a CDS encoding MDR family MFS transporter, with translation MKTLFTNYLNTFKGLSKEVWWLALITLINRAGTMVIPFLSLYLTKSLNFSLADVGWIMSAFGLGSVVGSWLGGKLTDKIGYYKVMVFSLFCTGILFVALQFLTSFVAFSLGIFLVMLVADMFRPAMFVALSAYSKPENKTRSVTLIRLAINLGFSAGPAIGGIIITTLGYAGLFWVDGITCVIATLVLTYVLNPKTTKTLDDVKTEHPKSAYHDKAFLIFLVAMVLFGVVFLQYFSTMPLYYKDVHYLTELDIGLLLGMNGFIIFVFEMPLIKWLENTTFTKSGLMLFGAILTGLSFLILNLSSWIGVLVIGMLLMTFGEMIAFPFSNAFAMDRAKKGNQGEYMALYSIAFSMAHIFGHNAGMRMVDQLGFDNTWYIVTLLAGVCVFLLFFLSQYLNRKKLL, from the coding sequence ATGAAAACATTATTCACCAATTACCTGAACACCTTTAAAGGGCTCTCAAAAGAAGTTTGGTGGCTTGCGCTCATCACATTAATTAATAGAGCGGGCACTATGGTCATCCCTTTCTTGTCTTTATACTTAACCAAAAGCCTTAACTTTTCTCTAGCCGATGTTGGTTGGATTATGAGTGCGTTTGGATTAGGCTCTGTGGTTGGCTCATGGTTAGGTGGTAAACTTACTGATAAAATTGGTTATTATAAAGTCATGGTTTTTAGCTTGTTTTGCACAGGTATATTATTTGTTGCCTTACAGTTTCTCACCTCATTTGTGGCGTTTTCATTAGGCATTTTTTTAGTAATGTTGGTTGCAGATATGTTTCGTCCGGCGATGTTTGTAGCATTAAGCGCTTACAGCAAACCAGAAAATAAAACACGTTCAGTCACCTTAATAAGACTTGCTATAAATTTAGGCTTTTCTGCAGGACCTGCAATTGGCGGTATAATAATCACAACACTTGGGTATGCTGGTTTATTTTGGGTGGATGGCATTACATGTGTCATCGCGACGTTAGTACTTACCTATGTTTTAAATCCGAAGACTACAAAAACCTTGGACGATGTCAAGACAGAACACCCAAAATCTGCTTATCATGATAAGGCATTCTTAATATTTTTAGTAGCCATGGTTCTTTTTGGAGTGGTGTTTTTACAATACTTTTCAACGATGCCTTTGTATTATAAGGATGTTCACTATTTAACGGAGTTAGATATAGGTTTGCTGTTAGGGATGAATGGTTTTATCATTTTTGTATTTGAAATGCCATTGATTAAATGGCTTGAAAATACCACATTTACGAAATCGGGACTTATGCTTTTTGGAGCCATTCTTACGGGGCTGAGCTTTCTTATTTTAAACCTGAGCTCATGGATTGGGGTTTTAGTCATTGGGATGTTACTAATGACATTTGGTGAAATGATTGCTTTTCCGTTTTCAAACGCATTTGCTATGGATCGCGCTAAAAAAGGAAATCAAGGCGAATACATGGCACTCTATTCTATTGCCTTTTCAATGGCCCATATTTTTGGGCACAATGCCGGTATGCGCATGGTAGACCAATTAGGTTTTGATAACACGTGGTATATCGTTACATTGTTGGCAGGAGTTTGCGTGTTTTTGCTGTTTTTTTTAAGTCAATATTTAAATCGAAAGAAATTATTATGA
- a CDS encoding DUF1684 domain-containing protein has product MKYLMILFLGMVSLASCSQDKRPVKGNTDFQRTINAEFKDVTTSPLKEKDRKSFEGLDFFKFDSSYVVQAILKRTPDSPWFNMKTTTDRLSKERVYGILSFTLKGNAYQLNIYQGEDLMEKEGYEDYLFLPFSDETNGLETYGGGRYIDTKIPESDTIIIDFNTAYNPYCAYNETYSCPIVPRENYLKTRIEAGVKVFKKN; this is encoded by the coding sequence ATGAAATATTTGATGATCTTGTTTTTAGGTATGGTTTCTTTAGCGAGCTGTTCGCAAGATAAGCGACCTGTAAAGGGTAATACTGATTTTCAAAGAACTATTAATGCCGAGTTTAAAGATGTCACTACATCACCATTAAAAGAGAAGGACAGAAAATCTTTTGAAGGCCTAGACTTTTTTAAATTTGATTCTTCCTATGTAGTGCAAGCGATTCTTAAAAGAACTCCAGATTCACCATGGTTTAATATGAAAACCACTACAGATAGATTATCTAAAGAACGTGTGTATGGCATACTATCGTTTACATTAAAAGGAAACGCATATCAACTCAATATCTATCAAGGTGAAGATTTGATGGAAAAAGAAGGCTATGAAGATTATCTATTTTTGCCTTTTTCAGATGAAACAAATGGGTTGGAAACTTACGGCGGTGGAAGATATATAGATACCAAAATACCCGAAAGTGATACTATCATTATTGATTTTAATACCGCTTATAATCCATATTGCGCTTATAATGAGACATATTCTTGTCCTATTGTACCCCGAGAAAATTATTTAAAAACTAGAATTGAGGCTGGCGTTAAGGTTTTTAAGAAGAATTGA
- a CDS encoding Lrp/AsnC family transcriptional regulator — protein MNIDTLNWKILKCLQENARLSSAEIGRRVGVSSPAVSERIKKMEDLGIIEGYKTMVSPLEVGYQLKAIITLRAFMGKLKPFLEKVKTYNEVLNCYRITGDENIVMEVVLKNQKHLEAFIDQLIIYGETKTQIVLSDVVKLNEIKAIQ, from the coding sequence ATGAATATAGATACGCTCAATTGGAAGATTTTAAAGTGTTTACAGGAAAACGCAAGACTATCCTCTGCGGAAATTGGCAGAAGGGTTGGGGTTAGTTCTCCAGCGGTTTCCGAACGTATAAAAAAGATGGAAGACCTTGGCATTATAGAAGGCTACAAAACTATGGTTTCTCCACTAGAAGTTGGTTATCAACTTAAGGCAATTATTACGCTACGGGCATTTATGGGTAAATTAAAACCATTTTTAGAAAAGGTTAAAACCTATAATGAGGTACTGAATTGTTACCGTATCACGGGTGATGAAAATATAGTGATGGAAGTGGTTTTAAAAAATCAGAAGCACTTGGAAGCCTTTATTGATCAACTCATAATTTATGGTGAAACAAAGACCCAAATTGTGCTTTCTGATGTTGTAAAATTAAATGAAATTAAAGCCATTCAATAA
- the mnmD gene encoding tRNA (5-methylaminomethyl-2-thiouridine)(34)-methyltransferase MnmD, giving the protein MIRKIVITGDGSSTIHLPEWNEQYHSKHGAIQEAYHVFIKHGLHHFCIGENEKEKTKSSEISILEIGFGTALNAYITLLESEKFNLNINYVGVEGYPVSMEEIEQLNYAKELNAEDNRTLFKKIHKSPWDESYMVTPKFSLIKQQKFFSEIKDVALYNVIYFDAFGARVQPELWTEAIFKNMFKALKPGGMLVTYSAKGSVRRAMQSVGFKVERLEGPPGKREMLRASKP; this is encoded by the coding sequence TTGATTCGGAAAATTGTAATAACAGGTGATGGCTCTTCAACGATTCACCTACCAGAATGGAATGAGCAATACCACTCCAAACATGGCGCTATACAAGAAGCATATCATGTATTTATAAAACATGGCTTGCATCATTTTTGTATTGGCGAAAATGAAAAGGAGAAAACCAAGAGTTCTGAAATTTCGATTTTGGAAATTGGTTTTGGTACGGCTTTAAATGCTTATATCACACTACTGGAAAGCGAGAAATTTAATTTGAATATCAATTATGTTGGCGTAGAAGGTTATCCCGTTTCAATGGAAGAAATCGAGCAATTAAACTATGCTAAGGAGTTAAATGCTGAAGACAATAGAACGCTTTTTAAAAAAATACATAAATCCCCTTGGGATGAATCATATATGGTCACACCAAAGTTTTCATTGATTAAACAGCAAAAATTCTTTTCAGAAATTAAAGATGTTGCACTATATAATGTTATCTATTTTGATGCATTTGGAGCGCGCGTTCAGCCTGAATTATGGACAGAAGCTATTTTTAAGAACATGTTTAAGGCTTTAAAACCTGGCGGTATGCTAGTCACCTATTCTGCAAAAGGTAGCGTACGAAGAGCAATGCAAAGTGTAGGCTTTAAAGTAGAACGACTTGAAGGTCCTCCAGGGAAGCGTGAAATGTTGAGAGCGTCAAAACCTTGA
- the crcB gene encoding fluoride efflux transporter CrcB, protein MKNILLVFFGGGFGSILRYIIGKYLNNSQTGIPYGTFAANILGSLLIGIILGMAAKNNALTQNHTLLLATGFCGGFTTFSAFAYENHVFLKSGDFTSFALYTIASFIIGFLAVFFGMYLVK, encoded by the coding sequence ATGAAAAATATTTTATTGGTTTTTTTTGGTGGTGGTTTTGGAAGCATTTTACGCTATATTATTGGCAAATATCTTAATAATTCTCAAACAGGTATCCCTTATGGTACCTTTGCCGCTAATATTCTAGGAAGTCTATTGATAGGTATTATTTTAGGTATGGCTGCTAAGAATAATGCACTCACCCAAAATCATACCTTACTACTTGCAACTGGTTTCTGCGGTGGTTTTACCACGTTTTCAGCTTTTGCTTATGAAAATCATGTGTTTTTAAAATCAGGGGATTTTACAAGTTTTGCATTATATACTATTGCTAGCTTCATCATTGGATTTCTAGCCGTTTTTTTTGGAATGTATTTAGTAAAATAA
- a CDS encoding VOC family protein encodes MNLNQITISSLDVEKAAAFYKILGLRLIVDSAPKYVRFECPDGDATFSIHQVKELPKGNRITIYFEDDNLDEWVSQLLEKGIIFLQLPINMDWLWREAHLQDPDGNHIILFHAGKNRKNPPWQID; translated from the coding sequence ATGAATTTAAACCAAATAACTATTTCTTCTTTGGATGTTGAAAAAGCAGCTGCATTTTATAAAATATTAGGATTGCGTCTTATTGTAGATTCAGCCCCAAAATATGTTAGGTTTGAGTGTCCTGATGGTGATGCTACTTTTTCTATTCATCAAGTTAAGGAATTACCAAAAGGAAATAGAATTACTATTTATTTTGAAGATGATAACTTAGATGAATGGGTATCTCAGCTACTTGAAAAAGGAATTATATTTTTACAATTGCCAATAAATATGGATTGGTTATGGCGCGAAGCCCATTTACAAGATCCTGATGGTAATCACATAATTTTATTTCACGCTGGGAAAAACAGAAAAAACCCACCTTGGCAAATTGATTAA
- a CDS encoding pyrophosphohydrolase domain-containing protein: MKNKIEAVKLFHTAFKIGHRETPKADLGLAKNMLRYKLMREENEEYLDAANNNNLVEVADALGDMLYILCGTIIEHGMQYKIEEVFEEIHRSNMSKLGEDGRPIYREDGKVLKGPNYFKPNIQSILDQ, from the coding sequence ATGAAAAATAAAATTGAAGCCGTAAAATTATTTCATACCGCATTTAAAATAGGGCATAGAGAAACGCCAAAAGCAGATTTAGGCTTAGCTAAAAATATGTTGCGTTATAAGTTGATGCGTGAGGAAAACGAGGAATATTTAGATGCAGCAAATAACAATAATTTGGTTGAGGTTGCTGATGCACTTGGCGATATGTTATATATTTTATGCGGCACTATTATAGAACACGGTATGCAATATAAAATTGAAGAAGTATTTGAAGAAATACACCGCAGTAATATGAGTAAGTTAGGCGAAGATGGGCGTCCCATTTATAGAGAAGACGGTAAGGTTTTAAAAGGACCAAATTACTTTAAGCCTAACATCCAATCCATTTTAGACCAATAA
- a CDS encoding SRPBCC family protein, with product MKLFKYILFLLLIAIIGTAIYIAVQPNDFRVSRTRTIKAPAAVVYNKVIDFKTWESWSSWIEDNPDIKITLDEKTSGVGGSYSWIDGNSTGTMKTVSANPHTSITQVMKFDDMPASDVVWEFEPNKDRTTDVTCTMSGNDLPFMFKAFTAFSGGMEAEVGPHYERNLEKLEDIVVKDMQQYSVTVNGLTNHSGGYYLYNTTSCKINELETKMQEMLPQVTKYAMDNNITMAGAPFVNYLKWDDTNNAVIFSSCVPTTEKVITTDSNILTGQLLPFKAIKTTLKGDYSNLKEAWDKAMAYIPANGFEFADNGPMLEIYGTNPKETPNPANWITEIYIAVK from the coding sequence ATGAAGCTTTTTAAATACATTTTATTCTTACTATTAATCGCTATAATAGGAACAGCCATTTACATTGCGGTGCAACCCAATGATTTTAGAGTGAGTAGAACGCGAACAATAAAAGCTCCTGCTGCTGTTGTTTATAATAAGGTGATTGATTTTAAGACCTGGGAATCTTGGTCGTCTTGGATTGAAGACAACCCCGATATCAAGATAACATTAGATGAAAAAACAAGTGGTGTAGGTGGGTCATATTCTTGGATTGATGGTAATAGCACTGGTACTATGAAAACCGTTAGCGCCAATCCTCACACTTCCATAACACAAGTTATGAAATTTGACGACATGCCAGCATCAGATGTGGTTTGGGAATTTGAACCCAATAAAGATCGCACTACAGATGTTACCTGCACGATGAGTGGTAACGATTTACCTTTTATGTTTAAAGCTTTTACAGCCTTTTCTGGTGGAATGGAAGCCGAAGTTGGTCCGCATTATGAACGCAACTTAGAAAAACTGGAAGATATAGTTGTAAAAGACATGCAACAGTACAGCGTGACGGTAAACGGACTCACCAATCACAGTGGTGGCTACTACTTATACAACACCACGTCCTGTAAGATAAATGAGCTTGAAACTAAAATGCAAGAGATGTTACCTCAGGTCACGAAATATGCCATGGATAATAATATTACTATGGCTGGCGCTCCTTTTGTAAATTATCTAAAATGGGATGACACTAATAATGCAGTCATCTTTTCGAGCTGTGTGCCCACTACAGAAAAAGTGATTACCACAGATAGCAATATATTAACAGGTCAACTGCTCCCATTTAAAGCCATTAAAACCACTTTAAAAGGCGATTATAGTAATTTAAAGGAAGCCTGGGACAAAGCCATGGCTTACATTCCTGCAAATGGCTTTGAATTTGCAGATAATGGCCCCATGCTGGAAATATATGGTACCAACCCGAAAGAGACACCAAACCCTGCAAATTGGATTACAGAAATCTACATTGCTGTTAAATAA